A window of Hordeum vulgare subsp. vulgare chromosome 5H, MorexV3_pseudomolecules_assembly, whole genome shotgun sequence genomic DNA:
TTTTCTCAACAAAACCATTGAATCGATCGACTCCACAATGTCAATGTGGATCTCCTAATCAATCATCAGTCAAATGCGTTTGTTTTCTACTAGTATGCAGTTAACATAGTTTCCAGGCCCTCTAGAAAAATTAGTCCCAGAACCAGGAGCAGAGCATTTTTCTGTAGTAATGCATGCTAAATTCAAATGTTCCTGCGAGTAGCACTAGCTGTAGTGTAGGCCGACGATGTTCTTGGTTTTCCATGGAATTGGTGGTAGTGGTACATATGGGAGATTGATTGGATTTTCATACCTGAGTGGTGCTGCAAATGGAAATATCAGTTGCAGAGGAGGGGGTTTCTAAGGATGGCCATTTTCAGCGTGAAGGTGAGCTGCGGGCAAGGAACAGAGAAGCAGCTGCCAAACTGAATAGTCCACGGGCttctgaagatgatgaagaagatgaaggtACAAACAAGTATTGATCACACCGTCTTGCAATTGTTACTTATATTACTCCATGGGTGTATGCAGTTCATCATGAGTCCAATGTGTGCTTCATTATCTCTGATAGTGTTTTGGGTGGTGTGCAAGTGAAATGTTTACATGCAGACAAACATGTTTCTGAGGACGACCACGCTCAGATTGGAGGCGGGCTGCAGGGTATGAAGAGAGAAGTAACCGCCAAACAAAATGAACCACGGGCTACTGAAATTGAGATCAAGAATGAAGAAGGTCAAGGTATAAAGAAGTATTGATCACACAAACCTTGTTGCAATTCGTACTTATAGAACACAATATCCATGTATGCAGTTTCATCATGAGTAGAATGTGTGCCTCATTATCTGTGATATATTTATTACATTTCAAGTAATGTGCAAGTAAAATGTTCAAATGCAGACAAGTATGTTTCTGCGGACAACTATGTTCAGATTGGAGGCTGAGagcaaggaaggaagaggaaagcaAGTGTGAGTGTGACACCGAACGGAGTGCAACCAATTGGAATTGAAATCCAGAACAAAACAAATCACTGTATAGAAGAAAGAATCACTAGCTTTTAGTACTCGCACATTTCAAAATACGCAATGCGTTTCTTGATAATCTTTTGCATCATTGCAGGTGAGTGTCTGAGAGCTGAGAATCAGATGTTGAGGCCGCAGATCGTTAGCAAGACTGAAGAGCTCGAGGCCAAACAGATTCAGAGACTCGAACTAGAGTTGCATCTCAAGACAGAGGAGAACAAGTCTTTGAAGAAGCAGAATGAAGAGTTGCGTGCTGAGAATGAGTACTATAGAAAGACCGTAAGCTCTACACGGAATTCAGTTCGTACCCGTGTCCCTGTAGATTAATTGCCTCTGTCTTGACTACTGAGCTAGGTGTAGATGTTATGTGTATAAGTGtattacaaattattttcattctGCCTTAGCCCCTATATTCCTAGGGCCATCACATTAGTTTTATTTGGATGCTATAATGTATGAATTAAGCAAGCAATCTCCATAGTGTTATATCTCATTGACATGTCCAAAAACTTGATATGACTAGCGCATCTTAATCTTTAAAATATTATGATAATTTTTAGAAGCTGTGCACGACTTATCCTGATGCTACTAATTCTTTTATTGGCAGTAAATCATCCATTTAGCTAACTTGAGATTTCCATGTAATATAATGCAGCTAAAAGCGTATATGCTCACATGGGATTCGAACCGCACACCTTGGACTTTACAATCGGACTACCATATAACGAACTAGACAACCAAGCCATCTTGACCTGAAAAGATAGTAATAATTTTATGTCCAAGAAGTGCAAAGGCCACACAACTCGGCCTATGTCCGGCGCTCCAGCTGCTGGGCCAAAGTCTATCAACGCAAGCAAACATGAACATCGGGCAAAAGAATAGATTCTTGGCCCTGTTTGTCTTAATGACCATGAATATCCTGTATTTAATAGTACCACATCGCTACACAAAACtgtttttcatcaacatatatacgTTCAACATCGTCGTCTGCCGTGAGCTAATTCAACAGACTCCTCATATGCATGGTGGGAGAGACTTTGCATGATGCATGATCGGAGGCTTGAGATGGAAGGTAAAAGAAATcaagtatcatcctcctccaaagaaTAAAAGAAGCAATTTGCACCGTTGATTGGATAGGTATTAACTCTAAAGGATTGTGGGGGTAATTATGGGGGCATGAGATGGAAGGTAAAAGAAATCAAGTATCATCCAAAGAATAAAAGGAGGACGTTGCACAATGCAATAACTGGGAATTGCATTAAGCTAGAAAAAGGAATTTATAGGAAGAGTCCTCGTACTCAAAGGAGAGGACGTTGCAATTGGCATTCTTATTAAATTTGTGTTCAATTTTATTTTCTGTCGAAACCCACGATGATTTTCTTGCGGCATATTGCTTACTAAATTTTGTTACTTTTAGTGTTCTTTATTATACTGTCATGATGTTAAATGGGGTTGGACGTTCGCCCCGCCGACGCAGCCCCCAACCTCCCGCGCGAGAAGGAAAGGGCTCCAGGAGGCGGGGAAGCACTGGAGGTCGGCGCGAGGTGGATCCGGTCAGGATCCAGCACGGCCGCTGATTCATTCAGTCGACGGGACGGCTCAGGTATCGCCCTATCCCTCATCTCTTGATTCCCTCTGCTATCTTGAGATGCACCTGGATGTGGGTCATTTCATGGCCTTCATGGCTTTGGAATCGGCCTCATCTCTTGTTCAGAATGAGTTGAGGATATTTTTCCTTCCTAAGGATAGGACTGCACCTGTAGGTTCAACTCCATGAGCTCATGTTCGCACATGTGCGACAAGGTGAACGACCTACGTCATCGACGGCAGAAAGAAGGATAACTATGAGATGGATGGGTGGCCGTATTCAAGTGGATGAAGCAGATTGTGTGTGCGATGATGGATTTTGCTGTTATTATTTTTCGCCCGGTGCaacacacgggcatttgtactagttggTACTATTAGTGAAACTATCAAAAAATTGTGCTACCATACACTTTGTTGGAGAGATGTTatatttgaggtgtggttgaattgacaactcaactgccaaggctcataaatattctttggctccccttgtgtcgaatcaacaaatttggcgaAAATACTACCCTCGAAGATtgtcgtgatcccctatacttgtgggttatcaagacctttttctggcaatgTTGTCAGGAAGCATAACTTTATTTATTGAGTTCAGCTGGGATATCTATTGGACACTATGAATAAACTAAAGGACGAAAGGACTAAGATCGTACCCTCTAACACGAGGGGAGGTAAGAACTGTCATCtatctctgcacttgattcaccttctcttTTAAGTAGGCTTGCGACACCTCCCCCTGTTATTCAATCTGATATATCACAAGTAATAGACACTGCTTCTACTATAGAAGATATTCAGGATGATCctactactatgcttgatgaaacTAAtattgtgccactaggtgaattgctTGATGCTCCTATTGCTAGATCTAAAGAAATTGAGATTGTTGAAACTGATGAAAATTATGATTCACCTATTATGCCTAACTCTCCTACTAGAGTTGAAATACGTGAGATACCTGATGGTTATGTTATAGAAtgatagagaagatcttaaggAATTACTGAGTAAGCTGAAAGAAAAATATATGATAGAGATAATTAAATATTATCATAAGTTTGCTACTTATCCTATCTTTGTTACtcgtaaggattatgaattatcggTTGATCACAAGTTAATTACTTTGAtagaatctgatcattttcatggttattaaATTGAAattgttgtggcacaccttaccaaaTTGAATGATATTTCCACCCTATTTTCTCATGAGGAAAAAATTgctactactatattcttaagttatttcctttctcattaaagggtgatgctaagaaagGGTTTAATAGACTTGCTCCTGATTGTGTTCATAGTCTCCAGGATATGCTAtattacttctctaaaaaatattttcctgctcatacgaaacaagttgccttacaagaaatatttaactttgtgcaatatGAAGAGGAGAATCTCCCTCAAccttggggaggcttctccaattacttaattcTTTGTCTGATCATCCTATTAACAAAAATGAAATACTTTACTTTTTTATAATgggctaaccgatgcttctagggactacctagatagttgtgttgcttgtgttttcagggaatgaactATTGGACGGGCTAAGGAACTATTGAATAATATGTTAAAGAAATCCGATGATTGGACACTTCCTAGACCACTACCAAAGCTAActccaaagaagagaggtattatattccttagtCGAGAAGATATGCAATAAGCTAAAAAACTATGAAAGAAaagggtattaaatctgaagaagttaagaatttaccacctattgaagaaatatatGGACTTGATATCCCGACATAGGTGGTAAAGGTACGTATATTCTCTTTATAGATTCGATGAGGGTGACATTTCTTATAATAAATCTGctagtcaatgcatggatgaattgatAACTACATCGTTAAACAAGAAAACTTCAATATGTATGTTAGAAATCAACTGAAACAAAATGCCATGGTGATTGGTCatttgagtgacttgatgtttaggagTGCTAAGAATTTTAAAGGTTTAAGTAAACATtcatccatggttcatactcaactaGAACAAGTCTCCAAGTCACACAATGATTTGCTTAACGAAATGAATAATAAAATGAATGAGCGTGTTGTTAAAGTTGTGACTAgaagaggcaaaatgactcaggttcCCCTTTATCCTGAAGGCTACCCTAATAGAATTGAGAAAGATACTCAGAGGGTTGATACTCGTGTACCAAATCCATCtgagaataaaaatgaaataaaaaagcatagaactttgcatgcttctagtgaacaTGTGATAGAAGAACCTTctaagaatcataatgatgtttctatttctgatgttgagacacaatctggtagtgaacatcCACATAATGATAATGTTCATGTAGATGATCAACCAGACAATCATAAAGAATCTAATGCTGAATTAGAAATATAACtcgatgttgatcttgataacgccCCTCCTAAAAATAAAAGATatgataaagggatttcattgctagaaaacatggtatggaaagagagccatgggttcaaaaacccatgctttTCCTCGTAAACCTTCGAAAAATAAGGATGAGGAGGATTTTGACCGCTCTATTGAAATGCTTAGACCCGTCTTTTGCAAACAGATTTGAAGGATATTTTGAAAATGCCTCCTTATGCtaaatacatgaaagatattgtcactaataaaagaaagatacgtgAAGCTGAAATTTCCATGATGCTTGCAAATTATTCTTTTAAAGGGGAGGGGGTACCTAAAAAGTTAGGAGATTGAGGaatacccactataccttgctccactaaAAGAAGTTATGTCAAAATtgttttatgtgatttaggagccgaTGTCATTGTTATGCCATTCTCTTTATATAGAAAACTTGATTTGAATAAATTGAtacctactgaaatatctttgcaaatggttgaTAAATCAGCTCCTCTACCTATCAAAATTTGTGATGATGTTCCCGTTGTAGTtgtgaacgttactatcttaacggactttgttattcttgatatgccctaGGAAGACAACATTTTGATTATCCTAGGTAGACCTTTTTTGAATACTGCAGggtctattattgattgcaacaaaattaaggtcacttttcatgttaattgtAACCTACATACGGTATACTTCCAAAGGAAACAAAGTCCAGTGAATAATATCAACTCCATTGCAAAACTTTTGACAATTACTATTAGAGGGTTTAAATTTCCTCTTTCGCGTGTCATAAAGAAATATGAAATTCTTATTTTGGGGAAATGCTTAtatccattgaggtaacttagtgttatacGAAAAAATACCATTTCATGTTAGTGGGAAATagtttgttaataagacttgatcaaactTATTAATGGATTCTTTTTTAGTAGCATGTGGTCGATAAATTTAGTAAGCATAATCTATTGTTCCAATAGTTTACTCTTTGTTATTTAAGGTCTTAATAAAGTAGAATGCCACTATTATCCTATTTTATAAATTACCCATGTAATAAAaaatgtcccaaaaataaaagttctcgaaacgacATGAAAATTTAGGATGCTTTTTTCTGTAATATTTAATAATTTTTGGAACCGAACACATCCCGGGGGTGCACCTATGAGAGATGAGCTCATAAGGCACGCCCACCCCCTTGGGCGTGGCTATCAAGCTTGTGGATCCCACAGGCCCCCTCACTTAGTGCACCACCACATTGCCTTCTTCtacatctagaaaaaatcatcctTTCCTCCTAGCCTATCTTCTTGCTCATTTTTTTAGTGATTTTTAATCTCTTTTCCACGAACTCCATTTTTTAAACTATTTTGACGAGTTGCTCCTTTGTACGTAACTCCtaccaatggtccaattagtttccgtTCTAGTGTTTTATATTTTGCAAATTTTCCTACTGTCTGTGACCATGTATATGAGCTTGCATGTCGAATTTGTATGGTTCAATGTagatttgatgcatgatataaccTCTAgaaacttgtgggagtagttgctatcaattttgttgaattttattcacttttattttgagggactaaaattttcagaaactttttagagaaaaataaaatgctTAGGATGATATTGAGAGGTTTTTCTACCCGGAGTTCCAAGGAAACTGTGTAGGAGAAGCACAAGTATAATCTTCCTCACGCTGCGAAGGTGCGACCTTGCGTATGTCCTTGCAACACATTCTTGAGGGATGAGGGCATTCGTGATGACTTCTATAATTTGATAAACATAACAGGACGCACTCCATTCCTTGAAGATAAGTGTGATCAGTACCTTCTCCTCACTAATACTTTTGTGCAAAAAATTTACTTTCACGCTAGAAGATAGCCACCCACCATATCATTCCACCTACATGATAAACACAAAGAAATGACACTTGGTAGGTTCTCCCAAGTCTATAAAATTTATAATGAGGGCATCCCTCTAGAGACTCGTCTTAGGTATGTTCATGATTTTATATCTGCAGTAAGTGTGGGGGAGACGAGAGGAGTGTTTGGTGCCAGGGTTGCTAGTTTGCACTTTCATGTTCTACTTTACTTTTCAGTATTTACTCGGAGGTGCATCATTGGTAAGTGGGAGAGTGAAACGCTCAGCTCACCTTATCTTTCCATCTTGCGTAGTGCACTTTATGTTGACCGGTTGTTTAGTTTGGGAGCTATTTTTGCATGGTGGTTGGACACCAATAGCTCCAAGGGTGTCATCTATGGTGGTATTTATGCCTCTCGCCTCGCTGGACATTTTGAGATTCCTATTAGACACGCGCGGGATGGGATCTTAACTACGAAATATcttgattatgatagcatggttgggCATCATTTATTGACTCCCGCAACATACAATTTCAGTGCAACTTGGTATTTAGCAAGAGTGCTTGTGAGAAAATTACTTTGCCCGCGTCAACTTTGGTCGATCTTTCCCGGAGCAGGCACACAATTATGCCTAAGGACATTTATGTTTATTGGGGCCTCACACCACCCCCACCACCTCAACAAGAGCCATCACTAGAGCCTACATACCAGTGGGAGCCTTAGGAGTCTCAGTAATACCCTAGTCCTGATTATTTCCATCCATGGCAAtacaccaagttaggccaaaagcctaagcttgggggagtatgtattctcgccaacattacattcatgtaTCACACGTTAATTCCCGTTGTCGGTGTTCATTCTATTTCACTGTATATCCATGTTCAGTTTTATTTTcactttcttctgtgttcttgagtggctctcatatgcgatattgttgatctaacaaagagccaatattaccttatCTTCTCCGTTGAATAAATGGTTTTGCGGATTACAGCTTAATCC
This region includes:
- the LOC123396834 gene encoding uncharacterized protein LOC123396834, with the translated sequence MEISVAEEGVSKDGHFQREGELRARNREAAAKLNSPRASEDDEEDEDKHVSEDDHAQIGGGLQGMKREVTAKQNEPRATEIEIKNEEGQGECLRAENQMLRPQIVSKTEELEAKQIQRLELELHLKTEENKSLKKQNEELRAENEYYRKTVSSTRNSVRTRVPVD